The following proteins are encoded in a genomic region of Stutzerimonas balearica DSM 6083:
- a CDS encoding DUF6079 family protein, with product MKYGDLIQFDPIESVVQLRDADKSSAAHTLVNTYVISEEMAERLTQLVIPQMQFDQPVDNKGLLVVGNYGTGKSHLMSVVSSLAADASLLEGLKNDGVRDAASQIAGRFKVIRTEIGATTMSLRDILVAELEEHLEKLGVEYVFPEAGTITSHKRAFEDMMAKFGEVFPEHGLLLVVDELLDYLRTRKDQELILDLNFLREVGEVCKDLRFRFMAGVQEAIFDSPRFAFVADSIRRVKDRFEQILIARSDVKFVVAERLLKKTTEQQAKIRDYLMPFAKYYGGLNERMDEFVRLFPVHPDYIDTFERVTVVEKREVLKTLSMGMKGILGKDVPQDEPGLIAFDSYWGTLKQNASFRAIPEIRAVIDCSQVLESRIENAITRKQYKPMALRLIHALSVHRLTTGDIYAPMGASAEELRDRLCLFDPLIAELGSDEPDKDLQTHVETVLREIHKTVSGQFISFNADNRQFYLDLKKTDDFDALIDKRAESLGQAQLDRFYYEALKRVMECQDATYVTGYKIWQHELVWQEHKAARSGYLFFGAPNERSTAVPQRDFYLYFIQPNDPPRFKDDKVNDEVFFRLKGTDEEFQTALKSYAAALDLAATSSGHAKATYESKANGFLKKLVQWLQKHMSDAFEVTYQGRAKSMTEWAKGKSIRDLSGLSPHETINFRDLVNTIAGVCLAPNFENQAPDYPFFSVLITGNNRAQAAQDALRAIAGQNRTKQATAVLDALELLDGEKIDPYKSKYTKFILDTVKAKGHGQVVNRSEIIQDDHGLEYMNPGGGRLEPEWVAVILASLVYSGDIVLAIPGKKFDATGLQQLAATGMDELVRFKHLEQPKEWNLPALKALFELLGMTPGMAQLVTQGKDEPVQNLQQAVGKIVKRIVMTQQTLREGLSFWGLDLLAGTDLASQASGLDEAKGFFESLQAYSSPGKLKNFRYSAPEVLAHEKAVKALDELDALREFIMDHSPTASWLSTAEAVLPAEHDWVDRMKTTRQDVLDALKQADLTELASQSQSIGAKLQKLKKDYTVAYIGLHTKARLGVNDDKRKAGLLNDQRLQTLLKLAGIDLMPRQQLTDYQNRLAGLKSCFALTEQNLDASPICPHCGFRPSVETFASAGSQMIDQMDAQLDAMVAAWTSTILSNLEDPITQANMDLLKIDDREPLEAFIKTKELPVPLDSNFVHALKEVLSGLVKVTVKAQELQQALQVTDGPATPAEMKKRFEEYIDQLTKGKDPAKVRIVME from the coding sequence CACCCAGCTTGTCATTCCTCAGATGCAGTTCGACCAGCCGGTCGACAACAAGGGCCTGCTGGTCGTCGGTAACTACGGCACCGGTAAGTCGCACTTGATGTCGGTGGTCTCCAGCCTTGCCGCAGATGCCTCCCTGCTGGAAGGGCTGAAGAACGATGGTGTCCGCGACGCAGCCTCTCAGATCGCCGGGCGTTTCAAGGTTATCCGTACCGAGATCGGAGCCACCACCATGTCCCTGCGCGACATCCTGGTGGCCGAACTGGAAGAGCATCTCGAAAAACTCGGCGTGGAGTATGTGTTCCCCGAAGCCGGGACCATTACCAGCCACAAGCGGGCCTTCGAAGACATGATGGCCAAGTTCGGCGAGGTCTTCCCCGAACACGGCCTGCTGCTGGTGGTCGACGAGCTGCTCGACTACCTGCGCACACGCAAGGACCAGGAGCTGATCCTCGACCTCAACTTCCTCCGCGAGGTCGGCGAGGTCTGCAAGGACCTGCGCTTCCGCTTCATGGCCGGTGTCCAGGAAGCCATTTTCGACAGCCCGCGCTTCGCTTTTGTCGCCGACAGCATCCGCCGGGTGAAGGACCGCTTCGAGCAGATCCTCATTGCCCGCAGCGATGTGAAATTCGTCGTGGCCGAGCGTCTGCTCAAGAAGACCACCGAGCAACAGGCCAAGATCCGCGACTACCTGATGCCTTTTGCCAAATACTACGGCGGGCTCAATGAGCGCATGGACGAGTTTGTCCGGCTCTTCCCGGTGCATCCCGATTACATCGACACCTTCGAGCGGGTCACCGTGGTGGAAAAGCGCGAGGTGCTCAAGACCCTGTCCATGGGCATGAAAGGCATTCTTGGCAAGGACGTGCCGCAGGACGAACCCGGCCTGATCGCCTTCGACAGCTATTGGGGTACCCTCAAGCAGAACGCTTCGTTCCGCGCCATTCCCGAAATCCGGGCAGTCATTGATTGCAGCCAGGTTCTGGAATCCCGCATCGAGAACGCCATCACCCGCAAACAATACAAGCCGATGGCGCTGCGCCTGATCCATGCGCTGTCCGTCCACCGCCTCACCACCGGCGACATCTATGCCCCCATGGGCGCGTCCGCCGAGGAACTGCGCGACCGTCTCTGCCTGTTCGATCCGCTGATCGCCGAGCTGGGCAGCGATGAGCCCGACAAGGATCTGCAGACCCATGTGGAAACGGTCCTGCGCGAGATCCACAAAACGGTCAGCGGCCAGTTCATCTCCTTCAATGCCGACAACCGCCAGTTCTATCTCGACCTGAAGAAGACCGACGACTTCGACGCCCTGATCGACAAGCGGGCCGAAAGCCTGGGCCAGGCTCAGCTCGACCGCTTCTATTACGAGGCGCTCAAGCGGGTCATGGAATGCCAGGACGCCACCTATGTGACCGGCTACAAAATCTGGCAGCACGAACTGGTCTGGCAGGAGCACAAGGCAGCCCGCTCCGGCTACCTCTTTTTCGGGGCACCGAACGAGCGTTCCACCGCCGTGCCGCAGCGGGACTTTTACCTCTACTTCATCCAGCCCAACGATCCGCCGCGCTTCAAGGATGACAAGGTCAACGACGAGGTCTTCTTCCGCCTGAAAGGCACCGACGAGGAATTCCAGACTGCGCTGAAGAGCTATGCGGCCGCACTGGATCTTGCAGCCACCTCATCGGGCCATGCCAAGGCCACCTATGAATCGAAGGCCAACGGTTTCCTGAAGAAGCTGGTCCAGTGGCTGCAGAAGCACATGAGCGATGCCTTCGAGGTCACCTATCAGGGCCGTGCCAAGTCCATGACCGAATGGGCCAAGGGCAAATCCATCCGCGACCTGTCGGGCCTGTCGCCTCACGAGACTATCAACTTCCGCGACTTGGTGAACACCATCGCCGGTGTCTGCCTGGCACCGAACTTCGAGAACCAGGCCCCGGACTACCCGTTCTTCTCGGTCCTGATCACCGGCAACAACCGCGCCCAGGCAGCGCAAGACGCCCTGCGAGCCATCGCCGGGCAGAACCGCACCAAGCAGGCCACCGCCGTGCTGGACGCCCTGGAGCTGCTCGACGGCGAGAAGATCGACCCCTACAAGTCGAAGTACACCAAGTTCATTCTCGATACCGTCAAGGCCAAGGGGCACGGCCAGGTAGTCAACCGCAGCGAGATCATCCAGGACGACCACGGGCTGGAATACATGAACCCCGGCGGTGGTCGGCTTGAGCCGGAATGGGTGGCGGTCATCCTGGCTTCGCTGGTCTATTCCGGCGACATCGTGCTCGCCATTCCGGGCAAAAAGTTTGACGCCACCGGACTACAGCAGCTTGCCGCGACCGGCATGGACGAGCTGGTCCGCTTCAAGCACCTGGAGCAACCCAAGGAATGGAACCTGCCCGCGCTCAAAGCGCTGTTCGAACTGCTCGGCATGACGCCGGGCATGGCCCAGCTTGTCACCCAGGGCAAGGACGAGCCGGTGCAGAACCTGCAGCAGGCGGTGGGCAAGATCGTCAAGCGCATCGTCATGACCCAGCAGACCCTGCGCGAAGGGCTCTCCTTCTGGGGCCTGGACCTGCTCGCGGGAACCGACCTGGCCAGCCAGGCCAGCGGGCTGGACGAGGCCAAGGGCTTCTTTGAATCGCTCCAGGCCTACTCCTCGCCCGGCAAGCTGAAGAATTTCCGCTACAGCGCACCCGAAGTGCTGGCCCATGAAAAGGCCGTGAAGGCCCTGGACGAGCTGGACGCCCTGCGCGAGTTCATCATGGACCACAGCCCGACGGCATCCTGGCTCTCCACCGCCGAGGCGGTGCTGCCCGCCGAGCATGACTGGGTGGATCGCATGAAGACCACCCGGCAGGACGTGCTGGATGCCCTTAAGCAGGCCGACCTGACCGAGCTGGCCAGCCAGTCCCAGTCCATCGGGGCCAAGCTGCAAAAGCTGAAGAAGGATTACACCGTCGCCTACATCGGTCTGCATACCAAGGCCCGGCTGGGCGTGAACGACGACAAGCGCAAGGCGGGCCTGCTCAACGACCAGCGCCTGCAAACCCTGCTCAAACTGGCGGGTATCGACCTGATGCCACGGCAGCAGCTCACCGATTACCAGAACCGCCTGGCCGGGCTGAAGAGCTGCTTCGCCCTGACCGAGCAAAACCTCGACGCCTCGCCGATCTGCCCGCATTGCGGGTTCCGGCCTTCGGTGGAAACCTTTGCTTCGGCAGGCTCGCAGATGATCGACCAGATGGACGCCCAGCTCGACGCCATGGTGGCTGCCTGGACCTCTACCATCCTCAGCAACTTGGAGGACCCGATCACCCAGGCCAACATGGATCTGCTGAAGATCGACGACCGCGAGCCCCTGGAAGCCTTCATCAAGACGAAGGAACTGCCGGTGCCGCTGGACAGCAACTTTGTTCACGCCCTGAAGGAAGTGCTCTCCGGTCTGGTCAAGGTCACCGTCAAGGCGCAGGAGCTGCAACAGGCCCTGCAGGTCACCGACGGCCCGGCCACCCCGGCGGAGATGAAGAAACGCTTTGAGGAGTACATTGATCAGCTCACCAAGGGCAAGGACCCGGCCAAGGTGCGGATCGTCATGGAATAA